One segment of Ziziphus jujuba cultivar Dongzao chromosome 12, ASM3175591v1 DNA contains the following:
- the LOC107428212 gene encoding putative disease resistance RPP13-like protein 1 isoform X2: protein MAASLVGGAFLSATLQVVFDRLASQDVVDYLRGKKLNDELINNLKTVLSAVNAVLDDAEDKQITNPNVKQWLDELEDASYDADDLLDEITTDVLQSKLEAGSGTSNSNLDSLQIKLKELLAGKKFLIVLDDVWNENYVKWENMCKPFKNGAQGSKILVTTRNESVAQIMRTVPTQNLEHLKDEYCWKLFQKHVFPNENFTAHPTLEIIGRKIVKKCKGLPLAAKTLGGLLRSTVNVEKWERISESEIWDLSDNESNILPALRLSYHYLPSHLKGCFAFCSIFPKDYRFQKHELVLLWMAENFVQQSKRNKRMEDVGDEYFNELVSRSFFQRSSNEIESCFFMHDLIHDLAKYVSRNYCVTLADGNSEEALMVKVRHLAIRRSTPMARFDSIFEAAYLRTLLPTHTFSFDYISGEVVNHVILKLKCLRILSLSGCRKLKKLPESIGEQKHLRHLDLSGTSIESLPESVCMLYNLQTLKLSSCSNLIELPKDIHHLINLRLLDIRWCGKLEKMPRHVSKLKSLQTLSTFVVGRDNAAKIGELRELQDLHGRLSLLKLNNVSRAKDALEAKLMDKKYLEELDLAWKDDTNDSKHDREVLENLSPHTKLKRLSVYGYGGTTFPNWLGNHSFCNIVFIMLSNCKYCNCLPPLGQLPSLKTLYIEQLSGVVSVGAEFYGSSERKPFASLKFLSFSKMSNWEEWSSIEVEDGEVFPQLQELEIRECHRLMNVDWPRSLPRLTELRIFGKVLVPSLPSTPAIRKVELGECEKLQLQELPQTVEWFTIGGSHGIELFTDILRKSQTRHHLQHLGIHNCSSLVTFPSACLPTTLKELVLYFCEKLEFPMHHSLKTSSIQKVFIINSFGCSGSLKFFPLDFIPSLKDLVIKG from the exons ATGGCTGCTTCATTGGTGGGTGGAGCCTTCCTCTCTGCTACCCTTCAGGTGGTGTTTGATAGGCTGGCTTCTCAAGATGTAGTGGACTACCTTCGAGGAAAAAAACTCAACGATGAGCTCATCAACAATTTGAAAACTGTATTATCAGCTGTTAATGCAGTGCTCGATGATGCTGAGGACAAGCAGATCACCAATCCAAATGTCAAGCAGTGGTTGGACGAGCTTGAAGATGCTTCATATGATGCAGATGATCTTTTGGATGAGATTACAACTGATGTTTTGCAATCTAAGTTGGAAGCTGGATCAGGAACTTCCAACTCAA ACTTGGATTCGCTTCAAATCAAGTTGAAAGAGTTGTTAGCGGGGAAGAAATTCTTGATTGTTTTGGATGATGTGTGGAATGAGAATTATGTTAAGTGGGAGAACATGTGTAAACCTTTTAAAAATGGGGCTCAAGGAAGCAAGATTCTTGTAACAACACGCAATGAAAGTGTTGCACAAATAATGAGAACTGTTCCTACTCAGAATCTTGAACACTTAAAAGATGAATATTGCTGGAAACTATTTCAAAAGCATGTATTTCCCAATGAAAATTTTACTGCACATCCAACACTGGAAATAATTGGCAGAAAAATTGTCAAGAAGTGCAAGGGTTTGCCTTTAGCTGCAAAAACACTTGGAGGCCTCTTGCGCTCAACAGTAAATGTTGAGAAATGGGAAAGAATATCAGAAAGTGAGATCTGGGATCTGTCGGATAATGAGAGCAATATTCTACCGGCTTTGAGGTTAAGTTACCACTATCTTCCCTCACACCTAAAGGGATGTTTTGCTTTTTGTTCAATATTCCCCAAGGACTACAGATTTCAAAAGCATGAACTGGTTTTATTGTGGATGGCAGAAAACTTTGTGCAGCAATCAAAAAGAAATAAGAGAATGGAAGATGTTGgtgatgaatattttaatgaGTTAGTGTCAAGGTCATTTTTTCAAAGATCAAGTAATGAAATAGAGTCTTGCTTCTTCATGCATGATCTTATTCATGATTTAGCTAAATATGTATCCAGGAATTACTGTGTGACATTAGCAGATGGCAACTCAGAGGAAGCTCTGATGGTGAAGGTGCGCCATCTGGCTATTAGAAGGTCAACTCCCATGGCAAGATTCGATTCTATTTTTGAAGCAGCTTATTTGCGTACCCTTTTACCAACACATACATTTTCATTTGACTACATATCCGGTGAAGTAGTGAATCATGTAATCTTGAAGTTGAAGTGTTTGAGAATATTATCCTTGTCTGGTTGtagaaaattgaagaaattgCCTGAATCAATTGGCGAACAAAAGCATCTTCGCCACCTTGACCTCTCTGGCACTTCAATCGAAAGCTTGCCTGAATCTGTTTGTATGTTATATAATTTGCAAACTTTGAAGTTATCAAGCTGTAGTAACCTCATTGAGTTACCTAAAGATATTCATCATCTCATTAACTTACGACTTCTTGATATTAGATGGTGTGGTAAACTAGAGAAGATGCCAAGACATGTAAGTAAATTGAAAAGTCTCCAAACGTTGAGTACTTTCGTTGTGGGAAGAGATAATGCAGCCAAGATAGGAGAGTTGAGGGAGCTTCAAGATCTTCATGGAAGACTTTCCCttcttaaattaaataatgtttCAAGGGCCAAGGATGCATTGGAAGCCAAGTTGATGGACAAGAAGTATCTTGAAGAATTGGATTTGGCATGGAAAGATGATACTAATGATTCAAAGCATGACAGAGAAGTACTTGAAAATCTATCCCCTCATACGAAATTGAAAAGGCTTTCCGTTTATGGATATGGAGGTACAACATTCCCAAATTGGTTGGGGAACCATTCTTTCTGCAACATAGTATTTATAATGCTTAGCAATTGCAAATATTGCAACTGTTTACCACCACTTGGACAGTTGccctccctcaaaactctttACATTGAACAACTCAGTGGAGTGGTAAGTGTGGGTGCTGAGTTCTATGGTTCTTCTGAAAGAAAGCCATTTGCATCATTGAAATTCTTAAGCTTCAGTAAAATGTCAAACTGGGAAGAATGGTCGTCGATTGAAGTTGAAGATGGAGAAGTCTTCCCTCAGCTCCAAGAACTAGAAATAAGAGAATGCCATAGGTTGATGAATGTTGATTGGCCTCGCAGCCTTCCTCGTCTAACAGAGCTTAGAATTTTTGGGAAGGTTCTTGTTCCGTCACTCCCAAGCACTCCGGCAATCCGTAAGGTTGAGTTAGGCGAGTGTGAAAAGTTACAGCTACAGGAACTGCCACAAACAGTGGAATGGTTTACAATTGGAGGAAGTCATGGTATAGAATTGTTTACAGATATATTAAGGAAAAGCCAGACTCGCCATCATCTTCAACATCTGGGTATTCACAATTGTTCATCCCTAGTTACATTTCCTTCTGCATGTTTGCCAACAACCTTGAAAGAACTAGTACTCTACTTTTGTGAGAAATTAGAATTCCCAATGCACCACTCGCTCAAAACATCATCCATTCAAAaggtttttataattaatagttTTGGTTGTTCTGGCTCACTTAAATTCTTTCCTCTGGATTTCATTCCCAGCCTCAAGGATCTTGTTATTAAAGGGTGA
- the LOC107428212 gene encoding putative disease resistance RPP13-like protein 1 isoform X1 translates to MAASLVGGAFLSATLQVVFDRLASQDVVDYLRGKKLNDELINNLKTVLSAVNAVLDDAEDKQITNPNVKQWLDELEDASYDADDLLDEITTDVLQSKLEAGSGTSNSSKSIINFFSSSLNIYDRKTKNKLEKILKRLKFLEERIYVLGLNTGVGEKPLPRPPTTSLIEEAEVFGRDGDKEATIKLLLTDGGGGNKIGVIPIKGMGGVGKTTLAQLVYNHDQVKEHFELKSWVCVSEEFDIYKVTKTILSAVANSESYDNADLDSLQIKLKELLAGKKFLIVLDDVWNENYVKWENMCKPFKNGAQGSKILVTTRNESVAQIMRTVPTQNLEHLKDEYCWKLFQKHVFPNENFTAHPTLEIIGRKIVKKCKGLPLAAKTLGGLLRSTVNVEKWERISESEIWDLSDNESNILPALRLSYHYLPSHLKGCFAFCSIFPKDYRFQKHELVLLWMAENFVQQSKRNKRMEDVGDEYFNELVSRSFFQRSSNEIESCFFMHDLIHDLAKYVSRNYCVTLADGNSEEALMVKVRHLAIRRSTPMARFDSIFEAAYLRTLLPTHTFSFDYISGEVVNHVILKLKCLRILSLSGCRKLKKLPESIGEQKHLRHLDLSGTSIESLPESVCMLYNLQTLKLSSCSNLIELPKDIHHLINLRLLDIRWCGKLEKMPRHVSKLKSLQTLSTFVVGRDNAAKIGELRELQDLHGRLSLLKLNNVSRAKDALEAKLMDKKYLEELDLAWKDDTNDSKHDREVLENLSPHTKLKRLSVYGYGGTTFPNWLGNHSFCNIVFIMLSNCKYCNCLPPLGQLPSLKTLYIEQLSGVVSVGAEFYGSSERKPFASLKFLSFSKMSNWEEWSSIEVEDGEVFPQLQELEIRECHRLMNVDWPRSLPRLTELRIFGKVLVPSLPSTPAIRKVELGECEKLQLQELPQTVEWFTIGGSHGIELFTDILRKSQTRHHLQHLGIHNCSSLVTFPSACLPTTLKELVLYFCEKLEFPMHHSLKTSSIQKVFIINSFGCSGSLKFFPLDFIPSLKDLVIKG, encoded by the coding sequence ATGGCTGCTTCATTGGTGGGTGGAGCCTTCCTCTCTGCTACCCTTCAGGTGGTGTTTGATAGGCTGGCTTCTCAAGATGTAGTGGACTACCTTCGAGGAAAAAAACTCAACGATGAGCTCATCAACAATTTGAAAACTGTATTATCAGCTGTTAATGCAGTGCTCGATGATGCTGAGGACAAGCAGATCACCAATCCAAATGTCAAGCAGTGGTTGGACGAGCTTGAAGATGCTTCATATGATGCAGATGATCTTTTGGATGAGATTACAACTGATGTTTTGCAATCTAAGTTGGAAGCTGGATCAGGAACTTCCAACTCAAGTAAGTCAATAATAAACTTCTTTTCCAGTTCACTTAATATATATGATCGAAAAACGAAGAACAAGCTGGAGAAGATTCTTAAAAGGTTGAAATTTCTAGAAGAACGAATATATGTGCTTGGTCTCAACACCGGTGTTGGTGAGAAACCATTACCAAGACCACCAACAACATCTTTGATTGAAGAAGCTGAGGTCTTCGGTAGAGATGGGGATAAGGAGGCCACAATCAAGTTGTTGCTAACagatggtggtggtggcaaTAAGATAGGTGTGATTCCAATAAAAGGTATGGGTGGGGTTGGCAAAACCACCCTTGCTCAATTAGTATACAACCATGACCAAGTTAAGGAGCACTTTGAGCTCAAATCATGGGTTTGTGTTTCTGAGGAGTTTGATATTTATAAAGTAACAAAAACAATCCTCAGTGCAGTAGCTAATTCTGAATCTTATGATAACGCAGACTTGGATTCGCTTCAAATCAAGTTGAAAGAGTTGTTAGCGGGGAAGAAATTCTTGATTGTTTTGGATGATGTGTGGAATGAGAATTATGTTAAGTGGGAGAACATGTGTAAACCTTTTAAAAATGGGGCTCAAGGAAGCAAGATTCTTGTAACAACACGCAATGAAAGTGTTGCACAAATAATGAGAACTGTTCCTACTCAGAATCTTGAACACTTAAAAGATGAATATTGCTGGAAACTATTTCAAAAGCATGTATTTCCCAATGAAAATTTTACTGCACATCCAACACTGGAAATAATTGGCAGAAAAATTGTCAAGAAGTGCAAGGGTTTGCCTTTAGCTGCAAAAACACTTGGAGGCCTCTTGCGCTCAACAGTAAATGTTGAGAAATGGGAAAGAATATCAGAAAGTGAGATCTGGGATCTGTCGGATAATGAGAGCAATATTCTACCGGCTTTGAGGTTAAGTTACCACTATCTTCCCTCACACCTAAAGGGATGTTTTGCTTTTTGTTCAATATTCCCCAAGGACTACAGATTTCAAAAGCATGAACTGGTTTTATTGTGGATGGCAGAAAACTTTGTGCAGCAATCAAAAAGAAATAAGAGAATGGAAGATGTTGgtgatgaatattttaatgaGTTAGTGTCAAGGTCATTTTTTCAAAGATCAAGTAATGAAATAGAGTCTTGCTTCTTCATGCATGATCTTATTCATGATTTAGCTAAATATGTATCCAGGAATTACTGTGTGACATTAGCAGATGGCAACTCAGAGGAAGCTCTGATGGTGAAGGTGCGCCATCTGGCTATTAGAAGGTCAACTCCCATGGCAAGATTCGATTCTATTTTTGAAGCAGCTTATTTGCGTACCCTTTTACCAACACATACATTTTCATTTGACTACATATCCGGTGAAGTAGTGAATCATGTAATCTTGAAGTTGAAGTGTTTGAGAATATTATCCTTGTCTGGTTGtagaaaattgaagaaattgCCTGAATCAATTGGCGAACAAAAGCATCTTCGCCACCTTGACCTCTCTGGCACTTCAATCGAAAGCTTGCCTGAATCTGTTTGTATGTTATATAATTTGCAAACTTTGAAGTTATCAAGCTGTAGTAACCTCATTGAGTTACCTAAAGATATTCATCATCTCATTAACTTACGACTTCTTGATATTAGATGGTGTGGTAAACTAGAGAAGATGCCAAGACATGTAAGTAAATTGAAAAGTCTCCAAACGTTGAGTACTTTCGTTGTGGGAAGAGATAATGCAGCCAAGATAGGAGAGTTGAGGGAGCTTCAAGATCTTCATGGAAGACTTTCCCttcttaaattaaataatgtttCAAGGGCCAAGGATGCATTGGAAGCCAAGTTGATGGACAAGAAGTATCTTGAAGAATTGGATTTGGCATGGAAAGATGATACTAATGATTCAAAGCATGACAGAGAAGTACTTGAAAATCTATCCCCTCATACGAAATTGAAAAGGCTTTCCGTTTATGGATATGGAGGTACAACATTCCCAAATTGGTTGGGGAACCATTCTTTCTGCAACATAGTATTTATAATGCTTAGCAATTGCAAATATTGCAACTGTTTACCACCACTTGGACAGTTGccctccctcaaaactctttACATTGAACAACTCAGTGGAGTGGTAAGTGTGGGTGCTGAGTTCTATGGTTCTTCTGAAAGAAAGCCATTTGCATCATTGAAATTCTTAAGCTTCAGTAAAATGTCAAACTGGGAAGAATGGTCGTCGATTGAAGTTGAAGATGGAGAAGTCTTCCCTCAGCTCCAAGAACTAGAAATAAGAGAATGCCATAGGTTGATGAATGTTGATTGGCCTCGCAGCCTTCCTCGTCTAACAGAGCTTAGAATTTTTGGGAAGGTTCTTGTTCCGTCACTCCCAAGCACTCCGGCAATCCGTAAGGTTGAGTTAGGCGAGTGTGAAAAGTTACAGCTACAGGAACTGCCACAAACAGTGGAATGGTTTACAATTGGAGGAAGTCATGGTATAGAATTGTTTACAGATATATTAAGGAAAAGCCAGACTCGCCATCATCTTCAACATCTGGGTATTCACAATTGTTCATCCCTAGTTACATTTCCTTCTGCATGTTTGCCAACAACCTTGAAAGAACTAGTACTCTACTTTTGTGAGAAATTAGAATTCCCAATGCACCACTCGCTCAAAACATCATCCATTCAAAaggtttttataattaatagttTTGGTTGTTCTGGCTCACTTAAATTCTTTCCTCTGGATTTCATTCCCAGCCTCAAGGATCTTGTTATTAAAGGGTGA